One Avibacterium avium genomic window carries:
- the dacB gene encoding serine-type D-Ala-D-Ala carboxypeptidase: MYKLSSKLLPFALGISFALHTPYSAAEVDVAQLSTQLPAGTSLSFVAKNLKTQEILTALNPQTFMLPASTQKVFTALAAKLTLGDEFHFETSLLGQGDIKNGELRGNLIIKFTGDPDLTSDQLYQLLAQLKQQGIQRITGDLILDTSVFTGHDRGLGWIWNDLSMCFNSPPAAVNINHNCFYVDLDANLPTGELVKFNVPAQYPVQVFGQVRVASKEEAPYCQLDAVLHDNNRYQIKGCLARQSKPFALSFAVQDPNAYAAAIIQRQLNRLGIAFNGKIQQPRTAQKEQFLAQHLSKPLPDLIKKMMKKSDNQIADALFRTIGYHYYKRPASFQLSAKAMRQILQSQAGIKFDNSVIADGSGLSRHNLISANIMLQALEYIANHETQLHLLDSFPIAGVDGTLSGRGSMINPPLAQNISAKTGALKGVYNLAGFMKNAKGEHIAFVQFINGYSTGDLENKTKRAPLVRFENALYNQLYQD, translated from the coding sequence GCCATATAGTGCTGCTGAAGTGGACGTGGCACAACTCAGCACGCAGCTTCCTGCGGGAACGAGTCTTTCTTTTGTGGCGAAAAATTTAAAAACGCAAGAAATTCTCACCGCACTTAATCCACAAACCTTTATGCTTCCTGCAAGTACGCAAAAAGTATTTACTGCGCTCGCTGCCAAACTGACTCTTGGCGATGAATTTCATTTTGAAACAAGTCTGCTAGGCCAAGGTGATATTAAAAATGGCGAGTTACGCGGTAACTTAATTATCAAATTTACTGGCGACCCAGATTTAACCAGTGATCAACTATATCAGCTACTTGCCCAATTAAAACAACAAGGTATTCAGCGCATTACGGGTGATCTTATTTTAGATACTTCCGTGTTTACAGGACACGATCGTGGCTTAGGCTGGATTTGGAATGATTTGTCAATGTGCTTTAATTCACCCCCTGCGGCGGTGAATATCAATCACAACTGTTTTTATGTGGATCTTGATGCCAATTTGCCTACGGGTGAATTGGTGAAATTCAATGTGCCAGCGCAATATCCTGTGCAAGTGTTCGGTCAAGTGCGTGTGGCAAGCAAAGAAGAAGCGCCTTATTGCCAACTTGATGCCGTGTTGCACGACAACAATCGCTATCAAATTAAAGGCTGTCTTGCTCGTCAAAGTAAACCTTTTGCGCTCAGTTTTGCTGTGCAAGATCCCAATGCTTATGCAGCAGCCATTATTCAACGTCAATTAAACCGTCTTGGCATTGCATTTAATGGCAAAATCCAACAGCCTCGCACCGCACAAAAAGAGCAGTTTTTAGCGCAACATTTGTCTAAGCCCCTACCAGATTTGATCAAAAAAATGATGAAAAAATCTGATAACCAAATTGCCGATGCCCTCTTTCGCACCATTGGTTATCACTATTACAAACGCCCTGCGTCCTTTCAACTTTCCGCGAAAGCAATGCGCCAAATTTTGCAATCTCAAGCAGGGATAAAATTTGATAATAGCGTTATCGCCGATGGCTCTGGGCTTTCACGCCACAACTTAATTTCTGCTAATATTATGTTACAAGCCCTTGAATATATTGCCAATCACGAAACGCAACTGCATTTATTAGACAGCTTTCCCATTGCGGGAGTAGATGGCACATTAAGCGGACGGGGTTCGATGATCAATCCCCCTTTAGCGCAAAATATTTCCGCGAAAACAGGTGCGTTAAAAGGGGTTTATAATCTCGCAGGTTTTATGAAAAATGCGAAAGGAGAACATATTGCCTTCGTACAATTTATCAACGGCTATTCCACGGGCGATCTGGAAAACAAAACCAAACGTGCACCATTAGTACGTTTTGAAAATGCCCTTTACAACCAACTTTATCAGGATTAA
- a CDS encoding MOSC domain-containing protein, translating to MKLQHIYLYPIKSTQSYEVAQAVVQPQGLNFDRTFMLTELDGTFITARKDAGLYHFHALPTPLGLYIQHKDGSTIQVQYTDFQQSQACEVWGNEFNSLLAPQQINQWFSEKMGRAVQLRWTGEHTQRKIKRYPDQPLSFADGYPLLLTTDASFNAVQQACPSSISPLQFRPNLIIDGIAPFEEQQWGEIQIGEVKFLHSKPCERCVLTTRNPTTNQADPKMEPFRTLKKLNRNEQGAPLFGINLIPLNTGIIRVNDEVKILTLK from the coding sequence ATGAAATTACAGCATATTTACTTATACCCCATCAAATCTACGCAAAGTTATGAAGTGGCGCAAGCCGTGGTTCAACCGCAAGGGCTGAATTTTGATCGCACCTTTATGCTGACAGAATTAGACGGCACCTTTATCACAGCACGCAAAGATGCGGGACTTTACCACTTCCACGCATTGCCAACACCGCTTGGTTTATATATTCAGCATAAAGACGGTTCAACCATTCAAGTTCAATATACGGATTTTCAGCAAAGCCAAGCCTGCGAAGTGTGGGGGAATGAATTTAACTCGTTGCTTGCGCCGCAACAAATAAATCAATGGTTTAGCGAAAAAATGGGCCGTGCCGTGCAATTGCGCTGGACAGGCGAACACACGCAACGCAAAATTAAACGCTACCCCGACCAACCGCTTTCTTTTGCAGATGGCTACCCACTTTTACTCACCACTGATGCGTCTTTTAACGCGGTACAGCAAGCTTGCCCAAGTTCAATTTCACCGCTGCAATTCCGTCCAAATTTAATTATTGACGGCATCGCCCCTTTTGAAGAACAGCAATGGGGTGAAATTCAAATCGGTGAAGTCAAATTCTTACACAGCAAACCTTGCGAACGCTGCGTTCTCACCACTCGCAACCCTACCACCAACCAAGCCGATCCGAAAATGGAACCTTTCCGCACGCTGAAAAAACTCAACCGCAACGAACAAGGCGCACCACTTTTCGGCATTAATTTAATTCCGTTGAATACGGGGATTATTCGCGTAAATGATGAAGTGAAAATTTTGACATTGAAATAA
- a CDS encoding type II toxin-antitoxin system PemK/MazF family toxin, which produces MRVPKKGEIWYVDPDPTSGRELRNPHYFIVISEQVLNQALGVAICCPISSGGNAARSQSITVALDGASTKSGKVTGVILCHQIRSLDLSARNAKFATMAESYLVDEVVMKLVDLIDPQ; this is translated from the coding sequence ATGCGCGTGCCAAAAAAAGGGGAGATTTGGTATGTAGATCCTGATCCAACATCAGGGCGAGAACTACGTAATCCCCATTATTTTATTGTGATTTCTGAACAGGTATTGAATCAGGCATTGGGCGTAGCAATTTGTTGTCCTATTTCTAGTGGTGGAAACGCGGCACGTTCGCAAAGCATTACCGTTGCATTAGACGGGGCTAGCACGAAATCAGGAAAGGTAACTGGCGTTATTCTTTGTCATCAAATACGATCGCTTGATTTGAGCGCTCGCAATGCAAAATTTGCTACTATGGCAGAATCTTATTTGGTAGATGAAGTGGTGATGAAATTAGTGGATCTCATTGATCCACAGTAA
- a CDS encoding AbrB/MazE/SpoVT family DNA-binding domain-containing protein: MMQGRLRQQGGAIILTVPNSIALQMGWQAGNVLNIETKNETVVLSSAKRQPKGRKNLAQLLEGIDSQEIAALNADVAEVMESPAKGKEVW, translated from the coding sequence ATGATGCAAGGCAGATTAAGACAACAAGGTGGGGCGATTATTTTAACCGTGCCAAATTCTATTGCCCTTCAAATGGGTTGGCAAGCAGGCAATGTGTTGAATATTGAAACGAAAAATGAAACGGTCGTGCTAAGTTCGGCTAAGCGTCAGCCTAAGGGGCGAAAAAATCTTGCTCAGCTATTAGAAGGCATTGATAGCCAAGAAATTGCAGCGTTAAACGCTGATGTTGCTGAAGTGATGGAAAGCCCTGCAAAAGGTAAAGAAGTATGGTAA
- a CDS encoding pirin family protein: protein MRTVNRVYQAPQQHWVGDGFYVSPLFSHSQQDKVTSPFLMLDYAMPMEFKPHNGAPRGVGAHPHAGFETVTIALQGEVEHRDSDGNGGVIGSGDVQWMTAGNGIVHQEFHSENFSRTGGMFEMLQLWVNLPAKDKNAPAGYQSIKAADIPTYHFADNAGTARIIAGELDSLKGPARTFTELNMWEMDINANHSVTINVPETHHLMLVALRGSAVINDSDRANPTELVIFNHESGEVKITAGDENVKMVLLSGVPIDEPIAAYGPFVMNTREELIEKFNAFNKGEFGDIH from the coding sequence ATGCGTACAGTAAATCGAGTATATCAAGCACCACAACAACATTGGGTGGGCGATGGCTTTTATGTATCACCTTTATTTTCACATAGCCAACAGGATAAAGTAACTAGCCCGTTTTTAATGCTAGATTACGCAATGCCAATGGAGTTTAAACCTCATAACGGCGCACCAAGAGGTGTAGGGGCACATCCACACGCAGGATTTGAAACCGTCACAATCGCATTACAAGGTGAAGTAGAACACCGTGATAGCGATGGTAACGGCGGCGTAATTGGCTCGGGCGATGTGCAATGGATGACCGCAGGAAATGGGATCGTTCACCAAGAGTTCCATAGCGAAAACTTCAGCCGCACAGGCGGAATGTTTGAAATGCTACAACTTTGGGTAAACTTGCCAGCGAAAGACAAAAACGCCCCAGCGGGTTATCAAAGCATTAAAGCGGCAGATATTCCAACTTATCACTTTGCGGATAATGCAGGAACAGCACGCATTATTGCTGGTGAGCTTGACAGCCTAAAAGGCCCCGCTCGCACCTTTACTGAGTTAAATATGTGGGAAATGGATATTAACGCAAACCACAGTGTCACCATTAACGTGCCAGAAACCCATCATTTAATGTTGGTGGCATTACGCGGATCTGCTGTGATCAACGACAGCGACCGTGCAAATCCAACAGAATTGGTGATTTTCAACCACGAAAGCGGCGAAGTAAAAATCACCGCAGGTGATGAAAACGTGAAAATGGTGCTACTCAGCGGCGTGCCAATTGATGAGCCAATTGCGGCCTACGGCCCGTTCGTAATGAACACCCGCGAAGAATTAATTGAAAAATTCAATGCGTTTAACAAAGGTGAGTTTGGTGATATTCATTAA
- a CDS encoding DUF896 domain-containing protein — MRILELDRINELARKAKVTALSEAELNERSALRQRYLAAIRGQLTNILSTVSVVDPDGNDVTPTKLREAQRSGMQVATY, encoded by the coding sequence ATGCGTATTTTGGAATTAGATAGAATTAACGAATTAGCTCGCAAAGCAAAAGTTACCGCACTTTCTGAAGCGGAATTAAATGAGCGTAGTGCGTTACGTCAGCGTTATTTAGCAGCAATCCGTGGACAATTAACCAATATTTTATCCACCGTAAGTGTGGTTGATCCAGATGGCAATGATGTTACCCCAACTAAATTGCGTGAAGCACAACGTAGTGGAATGCAAGTTGCCACTTATTAA
- a CDS encoding LysR family transcriptional regulator gives MQQIDLNDMRFFVTVIQSGSLTHAAEQLNVPKSRLSRRLTELENQLGSKLLDRNRNGVRLNDLGEHFYQHALIAVEAAESAVNSVADCLATPRGLLRLSISSEILRYWLTPHLSYYLQQHPDVELNITMENRRANLLQEGVDIALRIGELDLDDVVAKHLLDIDSGVYASPHYLKENGTPHTPQELKNHRLLHKSDGKNWLFKQGNQRELIQGKKALQANDASVLAQLVEDSYGIALLPELSGLIQPHWQKLLPDWQVESVPLYAIYYKNRGLAPTVRTFVNFLSEIAKNSQK, from the coding sequence ATGCAACAAATCGATCTTAATGATATGCGCTTTTTTGTTACCGTGATCCAATCAGGTAGCCTAACCCACGCGGCGGAACAGCTGAACGTGCCAAAATCTCGCTTAAGCCGCCGTTTGACAGAATTAGAAAACCAACTGGGCAGCAAACTGCTCGATCGCAATCGTAATGGGGTACGTTTAAATGATCTGGGTGAACATTTTTATCAACACGCTTTAATTGCGGTGGAAGCGGCAGAAAGTGCGGTGAATTCTGTGGCAGATTGCTTAGCCACGCCTCGTGGGTTGCTACGTCTTTCCATTTCTAGTGAAATTTTGCGTTATTGGCTCACACCACATTTATCGTACTATCTGCAACAACACCCTGATGTTGAACTGAATATTACAATGGAAAACCGCCGTGCAAATTTATTGCAAGAAGGCGTAGATATTGCCTTGCGTATTGGTGAGCTTGATCTTGATGATGTGGTTGCCAAACATTTATTAGATATTGATTCTGGGGTTTACGCTTCACCTCATTATTTAAAGGAAAATGGCACGCCACACACCCCACAAGAACTGAAAAACCACCGCTTGCTGCATAAAAGTGATGGCAAAAATTGGCTTTTCAAGCAGGGCAATCAACGAGAATTAATTCAAGGGAAAAAAGCCTTACAAGCCAATGATGCTTCCGTGTTAGCGCAGCTTGTTGAAGATAGCTACGGCATTGCCCTGCTGCCTGAGCTTTCAGGCTTAATTCAACCTCATTGGCAAAAATTATTACCCGATTGGCAAGTGGAAAGCGTGCCTTTATATGCCATTTATTATAAAAATCGCGGGCTGGCGCCAACGGTGCGAACATTTGTTAATTTTTTAAGCGAAATAGCAAAAAATTCGCAAAAATAA
- a CDS encoding lactate/malate family dehydrogenase, with the protein MKVSIIGAGAVGVGICNYLLTMGECQEVVLVDLNKERTRGEQLDFSHTSALTFAKNTKIISGEYEDTRDSDVVVITAGAQIKVGQDRLEIGHINAKITVDIARQLERYTPNAIIIVVTNPCDILTHFIIRNTNFPAHRVISAGCVVDTARMMKIIADKVKIDPKNVFGYVMGEHGANSFIPWSIVNIAGQKIDDFCQQNDVPMLDPQELLKATKAIGLEVFSLKLNTNHAIAASVFRIIRAISINEYSVLPVGTMLNGEYGLNDVVVNVPMVISSKGVERILKYKLPANELEQLHQCAKALRQVVEQVAESTGLNC; encoded by the coding sequence ATGAAAGTATCCATTATCGGTGCAGGCGCGGTGGGCGTAGGCATTTGTAATTATCTTCTGACTATGGGTGAATGCCAAGAAGTAGTCTTGGTGGATCTCAACAAAGAGCGTACTCGTGGCGAACAGTTAGATTTCAGCCATACCAGCGCATTAACCTTCGCTAAAAACACCAAAATTATTTCCGGTGAATATGAAGATACCCGTGATAGCGATGTGGTGGTGATCACCGCTGGCGCACAAATTAAAGTGGGGCAAGATCGCTTAGAAATCGGTCATATCAATGCGAAAATCACCGTGGATATTGCCCGTCAATTAGAACGCTACACGCCAAATGCGATTATCATTGTGGTCACCAATCCTTGTGATATTCTCACCCACTTCATTATTCGTAATACGAACTTCCCCGCTCACCGTGTGATTAGCGCAGGTTGTGTGGTGGACACGGCGCGAATGATGAAAATTATTGCCGATAAAGTAAAAATCGATCCGAAAAACGTATTCGGTTATGTGATGGGCGAACACGGCGCCAATAGTTTTATTCCTTGGAGTATCGTCAATATCGCTGGGCAAAAAATCGATGATTTTTGCCAGCAAAACGATGTGCCGATGCTCGATCCACAAGAGCTACTCAAAGCCACCAAAGCCATTGGTTTGGAAGTGTTCAGCTTAAAACTCAACACCAACCACGCCATTGCAGCGAGCGTGTTCCGCATTATTCGCGCCATTAGCATTAATGAATATTCTGTCTTGCCCGTTGGCACAATGCTCAACGGCGAATACGGCTTAAACGATGTGGTGGTGAACGTGCCAATGGTCATCAGCAGCAAAGGCGTAGAACGCATTTTGAAATACAAACTGCCTGCCAATGAGCTAGAACAACTTCACCAATGCGCCAAAGCCTTACGCCAAGTGGTTGAGCAAGTGGCAGAAAGCACAGGGTTGAATTGTTAA
- a CDS encoding D-hexose-6-phosphate mutarotase — MKTIKQLTPALSLQQYNEIPVIALDHPVGKALISLQGAHLFSWQPKGAQKDVLWLSEIEPFTLGNAIRGGVPICYPWFGGAKSPAHGYARISLWQLSDYEIEENKVRLEFCLFSSDHLIEAKTTMIFSQDCEIIFQHYGQEPAQLALHSYFNLSDVANVKVQNLPTECFNALTQQQENVPSPRLIDQHIDCIYTVQSPVSHQIVDKGDGRTINVAHHNASNVVLWNPWHKATGGISETGYKTMVCLETARIAQPLQQGECCAVKISLNP; from the coding sequence ATGAAAACCATCAAACAACTCACCCCAGCATTAAGTTTGCAGCAATATAATGAAATCCCTGTGATCGCGTTAGATCACCCAGTGGGCAAAGCTTTAATCTCGCTTCAAGGCGCACATTTATTTAGCTGGCAGCCGAAAGGCGCGCAGAAAGACGTGCTTTGGCTGAGTGAAATTGAACCTTTTACCTTAGGCAATGCCATTCGTGGTGGCGTGCCAATTTGCTATCCTTGGTTTGGTGGCGCAAAATCCCCCGCGCACGGTTATGCGCGCATCAGTTTATGGCAGCTCAGTGATTATGAAATTGAAGAAAACAAAGTGCGGTTGGAATTTTGCTTATTTTCATCAGATCATTTAATTGAAGCCAAAACCACAATGATCTTTAGCCAAGATTGCGAAATTATTTTTCAGCATTACGGACAAGAACCTGCCCAACTTGCTTTGCACAGTTATTTTAATTTAAGCGATGTGGCCAATGTGAAAGTGCAAAACTTGCCTACGGAATGTTTCAACGCATTAACGCAGCAGCAAGAAAATGTGCCTTCCCCACGTTTAATTGATCAGCATATTGATTGCATTTATACCGTGCAATCTCCTGTTTCGCATCAAATTGTCGATAAAGGGGACGGGCGTACAATTAATGTGGCACATCATAATGCAAGCAATGTGGTGCTGTGGAATCCTTGGCATAAAGCCACTGGTGGAATTAGCGAAACAGGTTATAAAACAATGGTTTGTTTGGAAACTGCAAGAATTGCACAACCACTCCAACAAGGCGAATGCTGTGCGGTGAAGATCTCGCTTAACCCATAA
- a CDS encoding AEC family transporter — translation MQNDFWSSALFSISVTLPTLLLLILGIGLRKRKIIDDKFSQQATSVVFKITLPALLFLNVFKNPIAELNEQLVMIWACVLGTLLLFLCAEIFAAKFVQEKQERGTFVQGVYRGNCSILGLAFCLNAYGDAALVPATIYAATTAIIYNVLGVITLSRSLSDGKVNIPRMILNVVKNPLIISIVLGFLASYLKLAIPKFMLTTIQYLATMTLPLALICAGVSIELKALYKISGISLWASIGRVIVAPIFMVLLGKLFGFSGVNLGVIFLMNATPMAAAAYAMVRGMGGNANTAANIIGITTFASMFISALGLTILHQMGWV, via the coding sequence ATGCAAAATGATTTTTGGAGTTCCGCGCTTTTTTCCATAAGCGTAACTTTACCGACCTTATTGTTGTTAATACTCGGCATCGGGCTGCGAAAACGCAAAATCATTGACGATAAATTCAGCCAGCAAGCCACCAGCGTGGTGTTCAAAATCACCTTGCCCGCCTTACTCTTTCTTAACGTGTTTAAAAATCCCATTGCTGAACTGAATGAACAACTGGTGATGATTTGGGCGTGCGTGCTAGGAACCTTATTATTGTTCCTTTGTGCAGAAATTTTCGCCGCAAAATTTGTGCAAGAAAAGCAAGAACGTGGCACTTTCGTGCAAGGGGTTTATCGCGGAAATTGTAGTATTTTAGGGCTAGCATTTTGCCTAAATGCCTATGGCGATGCCGCATTAGTGCCAGCCACCATTTATGCCGCCACCACGGCGATTATTTACAACGTGTTAGGGGTGATCACCTTAAGCCGCTCCCTTTCTGACGGCAAAGTGAATATTCCACGAATGATCTTAAATGTGGTAAAAAATCCCTTAATTATCAGCATAGTATTAGGCTTTTTAGCCAGTTATTTAAAATTGGCCATTCCTAAATTTATGCTCACCACAATCCAATATCTCGCCACAATGACCTTACCGCTTGCGTTGATCTGTGCTGGTGTCAGCATTGAATTAAAAGCCTTGTATAAAATTTCAGGCATTTCTTTATGGGCAAGCATAGGACGAGTGATTGTTGCACCGATTTTTATGGTGTTGCTGGGCAAATTATTTGGCTTTAGCGGCGTGAATTTAGGCGTGATTTTCTTAATGAATGCCACCCCAATGGCGGCTGCGGCTTATGCAATGGTGCGTGGAATGGGCGGCAACGCCAACACGGCAGCGAACATTATTGGCATTACCACTTTCGCATCAATGTTTATCTCTGCTTTGGGCTTAACCATTTTGCACCAAATGGGTTGGGTGTAA
- a CDS encoding riboflavin synthase subunit alpha, with translation MFTGIVQGVAQIHSIDEKSHFRTQVVKMPQELTENLEIGASVANNGVCLTVTKIEGDLVSFDLMTETLRITNLGELCQGDWVNIERAMKMGDEIGGHILSGHVYTTAKVSQRIVSENNLQIWFELPDPALMKYILTKGFIAIDGISLTIGEVKGNEFCVNLIPETIHRTLIGKREVGDLVNIEIDPQTQAIVDTVERYLASRGE, from the coding sequence ATGTTTACAGGAATCGTGCAGGGCGTAGCCCAAATTCATTCTATTGATGAAAAATCTCATTTTAGAACACAGGTAGTGAAAATGCCACAGGAATTAACCGAAAATCTGGAAATTGGTGCGTCTGTGGCAAATAACGGTGTCTGCTTAACCGTAACCAAAATTGAAGGGGATCTCGTCAGCTTTGATTTAATGACGGAAACCCTACGTATTACCAATTTAGGCGAATTGTGCCAAGGGGATTGGGTGAACATTGAGCGTGCGATGAAAATGGGCGATGAAATCGGCGGACATATTTTGTCTGGCCACGTTTACACCACCGCCAAGGTTTCGCAGCGTATTGTGTCAGAAAATAACCTGCAAATTTGGTTCGAGTTGCCAGATCCGGCCTTGATGAAATATATTCTCACTAAAGGATTTATCGCCATTGACGGCATCAGCCTGACTATTGGCGAAGTGAAAGGTAACGAGTTTTGCGTAAACCTTATTCCAGAAACCATTCATCGCACCTTGATCGGCAAGCGTGAAGTGGGGGATTTAGTGAATATTGAAATCGATCCACAAACCCAAGCCATTGTGGATACGGTAGAACGCTATTTAGCCAGCCGTGGTGAATAA
- a CDS encoding MATE family efflux transporter, with amino-acid sequence MLFSFIQHHRQEMGKLVAIAFPILLAQMAQNSMGFVDTIMAGRVSAADMAAISVGASIWLPLILLGHGLLLALPPIISYLNGSGQRQRIAHYVRQGMWVVVLSCIPLGLFIYYSDYVISHMKMEPRLAQITIDYLHAMLWGLPGYLLMINFRCLNDGIAKTAPTMLITFAGLFLNIPLNYIFIYGKLGVPAFGAVGCGIATAIVNWAMCLMMISYSRQARSQRDIHLFDKIIEKPDFSTLKKVLGLGFPIGIALFCEVALFALSSLLLSPLGTDVVASHQVALTTSSFIFTFPISLGMATTILVGQRLGEGQLKQAKVVFHSALAVGLALACITASIIVLFNQQIPKIYVTDKQVILIASHLLLISALYQFSDTIQVITAGALRGYKDTKSILYITMFCYWGIGMPLGYILSRTDWLMPSIGAAGFWVGFVVSLTVAAVLLIQRIRKIQALPEQQILQKLKEIQ; translated from the coding sequence ATGTTATTTAGTTTCATTCAACATCATCGCCAAGAAATGGGCAAATTGGTGGCGATCGCCTTCCCCATTTTACTGGCGCAAATGGCACAAAATTCAATGGGTTTTGTGGATACCATTATGGCTGGTCGCGTCAGCGCGGCGGATATGGCGGCGATTTCGGTGGGTGCGTCCATTTGGTTACCGCTAATTTTATTAGGACACGGTTTACTGCTTGCCTTGCCGCCGATTATTTCTTATCTCAATGGTTCAGGCCAACGCCAGCGGATCGCTCATTATGTGCGACAAGGTATGTGGGTGGTAGTGCTAAGCTGTATTCCTCTTGGTTTGTTTATTTATTATAGCGATTATGTCATCAGCCATATGAAAATGGAGCCAAGATTGGCACAAATTACTATTGATTATCTGCACGCAATGCTGTGGGGCTTACCCGGTTATTTGCTAATGATCAATTTTCGCTGTTTAAATGACGGTATCGCCAAAACGGCGCCAACAATGCTGATCACCTTTGCGGGATTATTTCTTAATATTCCGCTTAATTATATTTTTATTTACGGCAAACTTGGTGTGCCAGCCTTTGGTGCGGTGGGCTGTGGCATTGCAACGGCAATCGTAAACTGGGCAATGTGCTTAATGATGATTAGCTATTCACGTCAAGCTCGCAGTCAGCGTGATATTCATCTTTTTGATAAAATCATTGAAAAACCTGACTTTTCCACCTTAAAAAAAGTGCTAGGCTTAGGCTTCCCTATTGGTATTGCGTTATTTTGTGAAGTGGCATTATTTGCCCTTTCTTCCCTTTTGCTCTCCCCACTGGGTACAGATGTGGTAGCAAGCCATCAAGTGGCTTTAACAACAAGTTCATTTATTTTCACCTTCCCCATTTCCTTAGGAATGGCAACCACCATTTTAGTGGGGCAACGTTTAGGTGAAGGGCAATTAAAGCAAGCCAAAGTGGTGTTTCACTCTGCCCTTGCGGTGGGATTAGCCTTAGCTTGTATTACCGCGTCTATCATTGTGTTATTCAATCAACAGATCCCGAAAATTTATGTTACCGATAAACAAGTGATCCTAATCGCCAGCCATTTGCTGTTAATTTCTGCCTTATACCAATTTTCCGATACCATTCAGGTGATCACCGCAGGGGCATTGCGTGGCTATAAAGACACCAAATCTATTTTATACATCACAATGTTCTGTTATTGGGGCATTGGAATGCCATTGGGCTATATTTTATCGCGTACCGATTGGCTAATGCCAAGCATTGGCGCGGCAGGATTCTGGGTGGGATTTGTGGTGAGTTTAACGGTCGCCGCCGTGCTGCTTATCCAACGTATTCGCAAAATTCAGGCCTTACCTGAACAGCAAATTTTGCAGAAATTAAAAGAAATTCAATAG